In one Xyrauchen texanus isolate HMW12.3.18 chromosome 18, RBS_HiC_50CHRs, whole genome shotgun sequence genomic region, the following are encoded:
- the ccnyl1 gene encoding cyclin-Y-like protein 1, whose product MGNTVSCCVSPSGSPKLPRHVECLEEYQINTDLSDDTGPYLQHISDREVPDDLALDSNPSDHARASTIFLSKSQTDVRDRRKSNHINHVSPGLLSKKYSSCSTIFIDDSTVSQPNLKSTIKCVTLAIYYHIKNRDSDRSLEIFDEKMHPLSREQVPDDYSRTDPEHKLIYRFVRTLFSAAQLTAECAIVTLVYLERLLTYAELDICPSNWKRVVLGAILLASKVWDDQAVWNVDYCQILKDITVEDMNEMERHFLELLQFNINVPASVYAKYYFDLRSLADDNNLSFPLESLSNERAQKLEAISRLCEDKYKDLSRASMRRSFSADNLIGIRRSNAILS is encoded by the exons ATGGGGAATACAGTGTCCTGTTGCGTGTCCCCCAGTGGAAGCCCAAAACTGCCCCGACATGTGGAGTGTCTGGAGGAATATCAGATCAATACAGACCTGAGTGATGACACCGGTCCATATCTGCAGCATATCAGTGACCGAGAGGTTCCCGACG ATTTGGCATTAGATTCCAACCCCTCAGATCATGCCCGGGCCAGCACGATTTTCCTTAGCAAGTCACAGACAGACG TTCGGGATAGGAGGAAAAGCAATCACATAAATCAT GTCTCCCCTGGTCTGCTCTCAAAGAAGTACAGCTCCTGCTCAACGATATTCATTGATGATAGTACAGTTAGTCAGCCAAACCTTAAAAGCACAATCAAATG TGTTACATTAGCAATATATTATCACATTAAAAACAG GGACTCTGATAGGTCATTGGAAATCTTCGATGAAAAAATGCATCCCTTATCT AGGGAACAGGTTCCTGATGATTACTCCCGCACAGACCCCGaacacaaactcatttatcgatttGTCCGGACACTGTTCAGCGCAGCACAGCTTACGGCTGAGTGTGCAATCGTCACTCTG GTATATTTGGAGAGGCTGTTGACGTATGCCGAGCTGGACATTTGCCCGTCTAACTGGAAGAGGGTTGTGTTGGGAGCAATCCTGTTGGCCTCGAAAGTCTGGGACGATCAGGCTGTGTGGAACGTAGACTACTGTCAGATTCTCAAAGACATCacagttgaggacat GAACGAAATGGAGCGACATTTTCTGGAGCTGCTGCAGTTTAACATTAATGTCCCAGCCAGCGTCTATGCCAAGTATTACTTTGACTTGCGCTCTTTGGCAGATGACAACAATTTGAGCTTCCCCTTGGAGTCTCTGAGCAATGAACGAGCACAGAAATTAGAG GCAATCTCAAGACTATGTGAGGATAAGTACAAGGATTTGAGCAGGGCTTCCATGAGGAGATCATTCAGCGCAGACAACCTAATTGGCATTCGCAGATCCAATGCCATTCTCTCTTAG